The Oncorhynchus clarkii lewisi isolate Uvic-CL-2024 chromosome 31, UVic_Ocla_1.0, whole genome shotgun sequence genome includes the window taatccatttcagaacaaggttgtaacgtaacaaaatgtgaaggcactgtacctcaaaTAACTtcatctatcctgatgactaatGACTTTACCCTGCCTTCTGGAAACCTTATTATcaatcctgatgcctagtcactttagtCCACTGACTGCAGTTGGTGTGGGTACTGGAGTTGTGAACCACTGGAGTAGGGGATCAGTTTTGGACCTGGTCCTAGATTACCACTCCTACTTTAGAGAAACTGAATCCAGGGATTTTACTTTAATTGAAGGGATTATTTGGggaagaaaaaaacaaacattttatgtAAATCTACCATTTAGCAGCAGCCCTCCTGCAGTAGGTCTTCAAGTGTTTTTTATTAGAAATAGTTTTGAAAACTGAAAGGTGTAAttaaattatattaattgaaTTCATGATCAAATGAAAATGGCTTTTATCAAGATCCAGATTCACGCAATCTGTCAGTTCCTTGACCATTCCCACTCAGTTAATAAGTGTTGGCGGGCTGAAGAGGGGCTTCTAGTACCTGAAGATGATTAAACATGGATCATCAAAGTTTAAATGTACTCATGGAATGcaaatcatcatcattatcaacaGTGAATTCATGGAATGATAAGGGTGAAGGAAATGAGTGAATCCTCTGGGTGAGTTGTTAATATCTGACACTAAATACACAAGATGGATGCCAGAGtaaagaaatacattttattatCACATAAAAATTTATTAAAATCTTGTCATGTTTATAACTTGTGAGATATTCATTTCAGTTTAAAAATAATTTTCTTAATAGTTCATGTTTATACACAAATTTATGTAAGATTTCATACTATAAATTACGATTCATACATTTATGCGTATTCAATTCTATTACAATGACACAGTACTTTGAGAGAATTTAAAAAGTGTTGACAGTTTGATGAATATCATAATTTCTATCCAAATAGTTCAACAGTGTCTATACAAAGACGCATCATTCATGTTTCATGATGGAACATTACACTTCTATTAAATCACTGTCCCAATGTCAAGAGAATCTAAAGTTCCACTTCTTTACTCTTTTTACAACACTGGTGTCTCTTTAagtctcctgactgactgaaactcttcccacactgagagcagtgaaatggcttctctcctgtgtgagtacGCTGGTGTATCTTTAActctcctgactgactgaaactcttcccacactgagagcagtgaaatggcttctctcctgtgtgagtgcGCTGGTGTGTTCTGAGATTAATCTCTTgactgaaactcttcccacactgagagcagtgaaatggcttctctcctgtgtgagtgcGCTGGTGTGTTCTGAGATTACCCCCACtagtgaaactcttcccacactgagagcagtgaaatggcttctctcctgtgtgagtgcGCTGGTGTGTTCTGAGATTAATCTCTTgactgaaactcttcccacactgagagcagtgaaacggcttctctcctgtgtgagtgcGCTGGTGTATCTTTAagtctcctgactgactgaaactcttcccacactgagagcagtgaaacggcttctctcctgtgtgagtgcGCTGGTGTATCTTTAagtctcctgactgactgaaactcttcccacactgagagcagtgaaacggcttctctcctgtgtgagtgcGCTGGTGTGTTCTGAGATAACCCCCACtagtgaaactcttcccacactgagagcagtgaaatggcttctctcctgtgtgagtgcGCTGGTGTGTTCTGAGATTACCCCCACtagtgaaactcttcccacactgagagcagtgaaatggcttctctcctgtgtgagtgagCTGGTGTGTTCTGAGATTACCCCCTCtagtgaaactcttcccacactgagagcagtggttTGATCGTGGCTTGTCCATCTCACTCTGTTTCCTGGTGGGAGCTGGGTTGGAGGAACTTGAGGTGGTTCCATGGTGCTGTGAGTTGCTGGAGGACAtgagattctctgatctgatctCTCCACTCCTCAACAGTCTGACATACTCATCATGGTGACTTCTCTTTATGTGCTTGTGGAGGAAGATCTGAGAGGTGAAGGAGAACGGACAGCCAGAGCACGAGAAGATCTGGACCTGGGACGACTTAGCGTTCACATCTGAGAGAGacgaaggggagagagaaagaagagaaatcAAGATCACAAGGTGCATCATTATTGTTCCAGACAACTTCACATGAACAGAGAAAACTCAGGACCAGTATGATAATACACCACAGAAATCATATTTAAAATCAATGAGTTTCAATTGAGAAATGAGTAATAATGAGTATTAATACATATTAATGCGGTAATAGTGGGTATTAATGAGTAATAATGAGTATTAATGAAGTAATAGGAGGTAAAAAGAGAATGAATGTAAGAGGAGTGAAAAGTAAGGGCAGAGGCAGGgatgaagaggggaggaagaggggagaaatGACCTTTAGCAGAGCTCTTTTTGTCCCAGAGGTAGTCGAAGACAATGCCCAGGTCTCTGGCGTACTCCTCTCCGTACCAAACCAACAGCTCCTCTCCAACAGCTATGGGCTTACAGCAGCGGTACAGAATCCCTCCTCTGTACTGGAAGGACACCAGATTCTGCTCTTCTTCACGACGAGCACAGTTCACATACCTGagaagagatagggagagacagagagcagtcgGGGGTTAATTATGTACAAGAGATTGAGGTCTTCAAGTAGGTGCAGTGGTTCCTCGCAATGGCGGAATGACGCAATTTACCACAatctgccaccatctaccacaaaGTGTAGCGGCATAAAGCTCAAAACTTTTAATTGAGGAACCACTGTAggtacagagagaaacagaaggaggaagaggactgTGAGACTTCCTCTGTACTTCAGTGTTGCTCACCTCATCCAGTTGGAGTGAGTGTCTCTCCCAGCATCGATGTAGTCGTCCCAGTGTCTGCTCTTGTTGATCTGAGGAAAACAACTATTCATATTTAGttaattttttttacccctttttctccccaatttcatgatgtccaattgttttagtagctactatcttgtctcgtctctacaactcccgtacgggctcgggagagacgaaggttgaaagtcatgcgtcctccgatacacaacccaaccgcactgcttcttaacacagcgcgcatccaacccggaagccagacgcaccaatgtgtcggaggaaacaccgtgcacctggcaaccttggttggcgcgcactgcgcccggcccgccacaggagttgctggtgagcgatgagacaaggacatccctaccggccaagccccccctaacccggacgacgctgggccaattgtgcgtcgccccacggacctcccggtcgcggccggttacgacagagcctgggcacgaacctaGAGTATCAGATGGCACAGCTGGCggtgcagtacagcgcccttaaccactgtgccacccgggaggcccctcatATTTAGTTTGATCAGGTCGGAAAAAAATTAAgaactgtcatgttgtgtcttgtctctgtcctttcccttcaccctgtctccctctgctggtcgttgttaggttaccttttctcccccgctttctcccagctgttccttgtctcctctaactacccattcaccccgtttcccacctgttccctttttccctctgattaggtccctatatctctctctgtttctgttcctgtccttgtcggattcttgtttgtgtttcatgcctgagccagactatcgtcatgtttgctgtaaccttgtcctgtcctgtcggaatctgccggtctatctgagcctacctatgtttggttattaaagaagctctgtttaagttagttcgcttttgggtcctcattcactcaccataacagaagaatccgaccaagaatggacccagcgacttcggatcctctccactcagccgtcgggatccagggagcgatgctaggcagacacgagcaggaagtgtctgctgctcgacatgccgttgagaccctggccacccaagtctccaacctcacagaacaggttcaccatctccgcctcgatccaccggccacttccagggctttcgaatctccggagcccagaatcaataacccgccgtgttactctggggagcccactgaatgccgctcgttcctcacccagtgtgatattgtgttttctctccagcccaacacttactccaggagcactgctcgtgtcgcctacgtcatatctctccttattggacgggctcgtgagtggggcacggcaatctgggaggcaagggctgagtgtactaaccagtatcaggactttaaggaggagatgatacgggtttttgatcgatctgtttttggggaggaggcttccagggccctgtcttccctatgtcaaggtaatcgatccataacagactactctattgagtttcgcactcttgctgcctccagtggctggaacgagccggctttgctcgctcgttttctggagggtctccgcgcagaggtaaaggatgagattctctcccgggaggtcccttccagcgtggattccctgattgaactcgctattcgcattgagcgacgggttgatctgcgtcaccgagctcgtggaaaggagctcgcgttctccgttgcccccctctccgcatcactaccatcttcctctgccggctcgggagctgagcctatgcagctgggaggtatccgcatctcgactaaggagagggaacggagaatcaccaaccgcctctgtctctattgcggttctgctggtcattttgtcacttcatgtccagtaaaagccagagctcatcagtaagcggagggctactggtgagcgctactactcctgtctctccttcaagatcctgcactaccttgtcggtccatctacgctggaccggttcgtcagcttcctgcagtgccttaatagactctggggcggagggctgttttatggacgagacctgggctcgggaacatgacattcctctcagacagttaagggagtccacggccttgttcgccctggatggtagtcctctccccaggattcagcgtgagacgctacctttaaccctcactgtttctggtaatcatagcgaaaccatttcttttttgatttttcgttcaccttttacacctgttgttttgggccatccctggctagtttgtcataatccttccattaattggtctagtaattctatcctctcctggaacgtctcttgtcatgtgaaatgtttaatgtctgctatccctcctgtttcctctgtctcttcttcaca containing:
- the LOC139390963 gene encoding histone-lysine N-methyltransferase PRDM9-like, whose protein sequence is MGTEPAQPLMEELTEEEVAFLRDGSPADTHSGVQEGLGATEGQSEATPSTSGGEAGSSTQQGARLLHPKPSTSGLSKREWLERQKAELNTHKRSRNLRDRPRITYTEEEVPKDDHYLYCEDCKSFFMEECGVHGPPLFVPDIPAPLGTSDRARLTLPSGLEIRTSSIPEAGLGVFNHGNTVPAGAHYGPYEGEITDKEQAMESGYSWVINKSRHWDDYIDAGRDTHSNWMRYVNCARREEEQNLVSFQYRGGILYRCCKPIAVGEELLVWYGEEYARDLGIVFDYLWDKKSSAKDVNAKSSQVQIFSCSGCPFSFTSQIFLHKHIKRSHHDEYVRLLRSGEIRSENLMSSSNSQHHGTTSSSSNPAPTRKQSEMDKPRSNHCSQCGKSFTRGGNLRTHQLTHTGEKPFHCSQCGKSFTSGGNLRTHQRTHTGEKPFHCSQCGKSFTSGGYLRTHQRTHTGEKPFHCSQCGKSFSQSGDLKIHQRTHTGEKPFHCSQCGKSFSQSGDLKIHQRTHTGEKPFHCSQCGKSFSQEINLRTHQRTHTGEKPFHCSQCGKSFTSGGNLRTHQRTHTGEKPFHCSQCGKSFSQEINLRTHQRTHTGEKPFHCSQCGKSFSQSGELKIHQRTHTGEKPFHCSQCGKSFSQSGDLKRHQCCKKSKEVEL